A stretch of Triticum aestivum cultivar Chinese Spring chromosome 1D, IWGSC CS RefSeq v2.1, whole genome shotgun sequence DNA encodes these proteins:
- the LOC123166076 gene encoding uncharacterized protein, whose protein sequence is MDLRWSVEVKGGETLRSAPVLNGRRGVVTYVSLVHTPPSAVGGQRVVVEAYVKTIDGTLELASLSSERPHAELPRPVLVMGLDLFCSRVRRQGGDPADGDVAVAVRFEGRCFNDGYVLPPPSPLPLEDEEDHMLWSSEDDDDDNSGAEDDESVGSDSEDYDDDDSSGEEEEESDDEVDGQAGMESSADNDVLLQMVHPSKFVLEGGSAPRFAAAGKTAGFMQVTATERQYEADPMQILVLFRYTRFSPSSCGVEARRSTKEHQLRFIATGDHTARSLAWTGSSLGLLIYPHGFRKKLQELWSSLASKVSVPPGARRVEVFVDVGLLRRAEYTLASMRHMCAALEGMVAKPWPGRFTGMELYLPEPVRCGRDADERPTKQRKVDAAGQECCMDVGEQPAKRRRAVAAGEDCPVCWQLLEGDDLAAWPGCGKPHVFHGACLEQVLKMSETCPLCRRNLYFERLSPR, encoded by the coding sequence ATGGACCTCCGCTGGTCCGTCGAGGTCAAGGGCGGCGAGACCCTGAGATCAGCGCCCGTGCTGAACGGCCGCCGCGGCGTCGTCACCTACGTGTCCCTCGTCCACACGCCGCCGAGCGCAGTTGGCGGCCAGCGCGTCGTCGTGGAAGCCTACGTCAAGACTATCGACGGCACCCTCGAGCTGGCGTCGCTGTCGTCCGAGAGGCCGCACGCGGAGCTGCCGCGCCCGGTGCTGGTGATGGGCCTCGATCTCTTTTGCTCTCGCGTGAGGCGGCAGGGCGGCGACCCCGCGGATGGTGATGTGGCGGTCGCCGTTCGGTTTGAGGGTCGTTGCTTCAACGACGGTTACGTTCTTcctccgccgtcgccgctgccgttGGAGGACGAAGAGGATCATATGCTGTGGTCGTCggaggatgacgacgatgacaaCAGCGGGGCAGAGGACGACGAGTCGGTGGGTTCGGATTCGGAAGACTACGACGACGATGACAgcagcggcgaggaggaggaggagagcgacgacGAGGTTGACGGACAAGCGGGCATGGAGAGCAGCGCCGACAACGACGTGCTGCTACAGATGGTACACCCCAGCAAGTTCGTCCTCGAGGGAGGTTCGGCGCCGCGGTTCGCCGCCGCCGGGAAGACGGCCGGCTTCATGCAGGTCACCGCCACGGAGAGGCAATACGAAGCAGACCCCATGCAGATACTCGTGCTCTTCCGCTACACCCGCTTCTCGCCATCATCGTGCGGCGTGGAAGCGCGCAGGAGCACGAAGGAGCACCAGCTCCGGTTCATAGCCACCGGCGACCACACGGCGAGGTCGCTGGCTTGGACCGGATCGTCGCTGGGCCTGCTGATATACCCCCATGGCTTCAGGAAGAAGCTCCAGGAGCTATGGTCCAGCTTGGCGTCGAAGGTGAGCGTCCCGCCGGGAGCAAGACGCGTCGAGGTGTTCGTCGACGTTGGCCTCCTCCGGCGGGCGGAGTACACGCTAGCGAGCATGCGGCACATGTGCGCCGCGCTGGAGGGCATGGTGGCGAAGCCGTGGCCCGGGCGCTTCACCGGGATGGAGCTGTACTTGCCGGAGCCGGTACGGTGCGGCAGGGACGCCGACGAGCGGCCGACAAAGCAGAGGAAGGTCGATGCAGCCGGGCAGGAGTGCTGCATGGACGTCGGTGAACAGCCAGCGAAGCGAAGGAGGGCTGTCGCCGCCGGGGAGGATTGCCCCGTCTGCTGGCAGCTGCTGGAGGGCGACGACCTCGCCGCGTGGCCGGGCTGCGGCAAGCCCCACGTCTTCCATGGCGCGTGCCTCGAGCAAGTCCTCAAGATGAGCGAGACGTGCCCGCTCTGCAGGCGCAACCTGTACTTTGAGCGGTTGAGCCCAAGATGA
- the LOC123166083 gene encoding desiccation-related protein PCC13-62: protein MARAHGAFLLQLLAAGLQVVALAATVTVTQTDDPRCRPSLPRRGAIAVYPSDMEQLQFLLNPKFVEAEWFLHAALGRGIDYLDRNLSAGGPAPVGARKANLDFRTTEIAAELGYQEVGHIRAITQANGGFPRPPIDLSADRFAAIMDDAMGARLDPPFDAYNGTVNFLLASYILPHVTAAAAVGISPNLMGYASKRLHASVLAVEAGQDAVIRMLLYQRADETVAPYKGRTVAEFTRRISDWRNDLSGCGAKDEGVKVLDRHQGAERRTISNILGAGVDSLGYQRTPAEALRILYGSRNEQVPGGFLPQGANGTIARGFVQLA, encoded by the coding sequence ATGGCTCGCGCGCACGGCGCCTTCCTGCTACAGCTGCTGGCCGCGGGCCTGCAGGTCGTCGCGCTCGCGGCGACCGTCACAGTCACACAGACGGACGACCCGCGGTGCCGGCCGAGCCTGCCGCGGCGGGGCGCCATCGCGGTGTACCCGAGCGACATGGAGCAGCTGCAGTTCCTGCTCAACCCCAAGTTCGTGGAGGCTGAGTGGTTCCTCCACGCCGCGCTGGGGCGGGGCATCGACTACCTCGACCGCAACCTCTCGGCGGGCGGCCCGGCGCCCGTCGGCGCGCGCAAGGCCAACCTCGACTTTCGCACCACCGAGATCGCCGCCGAGCTCGGGTACCAGGAGGTGGGCCACATCAGGGCCATCACGCAGGCCAACGGCGGGTTCCCGCGCCCGCCCATCGACCTCAGCGCCGACCGCTTCGCCGCCATCATGGACGACGCCATGGGCGCGCGCCTCGACCCGCCCTTCGACGCCTACAACGGCACCGTCAACTTCCTCCTCGCCTCCTACATCCTGCCtcacgtcaccgccgccgccgccgtcggcatcAGCCCCAACCTCATGGGCTACGCCTCCAAGCGCCTCCACGCCAGCGTCCTGGCGGTGGAGGCCGGGCAGGACGCGGTGATCAGGATGCTGCTGTACCAGCGCGCCGACGAGACGGTGGCGCCCTACAAGGGCCGCACGGTGGCCGAGTTCACGCGCCGGATCTCCGACTGGCGCAACGACCTGTCCGGCTGCGGCGCCAAGGACGAGGGAGTCAAGGTGCTGGACCGGCACCAGGGCGCCGAGCGGCGCACCATCAGCAACATCCTCGGCGCCGGCGTGGACTCGCTTGGGTACCAGCGCACCCCGGCGGAGGCGCTGCGCATCCTCTACGGCTCTCGCAACGAGCAGGTCCCCGGCGGGTTCCTGCCCCAGGGCGCCAACGGCACCATCGCCAGAGGATTTGTCCAGCTCGCATAG
- the LOC123180528 gene encoding 40S ribosomal protein S4 codes for MARGLKKHLKRLNAPSHWMLDKLGGAFAPKPSSGPHKARECLPLILILRNRLKYALTYREVQSILMQRHIMVDGKVRTDKTYPAGFMDIISIPKTGENYRLLYDTKGRFRLHSVRDEDAKFKLCKVRSVQFGQKGIPYLNTYDGRTIRYPDPLIKANDTIKLDLETNKIVDFIKFDVGNVVMVTGGRNTGRVGVIKNREKHKGTFETIHVEDAQGHQFATRLGNVFTIGKGTKPWVSLPKGKGIKLTIIEEQRKRDAAAQAAAKA; via the exons ATG GCTAGGGGTTTGAAGAAGCATCTGAAGAGGCTCAATGCCCCGTCTCACTGGATGCTTGACAAGCTTGGTGGAGCTTTT GCCCCCAAGCCATCATCTGGTCCTCACAAGGCCAGGGAGTGCCTGCCTCTGATCCTCATCCTGAGGAACAGACTGAAATATGCTCTCACCTACCGTGAAGTGCAATCTATCCTTATGCAGCGTCATATCATGGTTGATGGAAAGGTCCGCACTGACAAGACCTACCCTGCTGGGTTCATGG ACATCATTTCCATTCCCAAGACTGGTGAGAACTACAGGCTTCTTTATGACACCAAGGGTCGCTTCCGCCTTCACTCTGTCAGGGATGAGGATGCTAAG TTCAAGCTCTGCAAGGTCAGGTCTGTCCAGTTCGGCCAGAAGGGCATCCCCTACCTGAACACCTATGATGGCCGCACCATCCGCTACCCAGACCCACTCATCAAGGCCAATGACACCATCAAGCTCGACCTGGAGACCAACAAGATTGTTGACTTCATCAAGTTTGACGTCGGCAATGTGGTCATGGTTACTGGTGGGCGCAACACTGGGCGTGTTGGTGTGATCAAGAACAGGGAGAAGCATAAGGGAACCTTCGAGACCATCCACGTTGAGGATGCGCAGGGCCACCAGTTTGCCACCCGTCTGGGCAACGTGTTCACCATCGGCAAGGGCACCAAGCCGTGGGTGAGCCTCCCCAAGGGCAAGGGTATCAAGCTCACCATCAttgaggagcagaggaagcgggatgCCGCTGCCCAGGCTGCTGCCAAGGCCTGA